In Anaerotignum faecicola, the following are encoded in one genomic region:
- the greA gene encoding transcription elongation factor GreA has translation MSEKKVVLTYEGLKKREEELEELKTVRRKEVAEKIKEARGQGDLSENAEYDSAKEEQAEIEARIVMLEKMLRNAEVIDDDEVSKDVISVGCTVKLFDIEFDEEVEYTIVGSAEADPMEGKISNESPVGLGLLGHKIGETVVIAAPEGDVEFKVLEINSSNK, from the coding sequence ATGTCAGAAAAGAAAGTTGTTTTGACATATGAAGGCCTCAAAAAAAGGGAAGAAGAACTTGAGGAATTAAAAACTGTCAGGCGTAAAGAAGTAGCCGAAAAAATTAAAGAGGCAAGAGGGCAAGGCGACTTATCTGAAAATGCCGAGTACGACTCCGCCAAAGAAGAACAGGCTGAAATCGAAGCAAGAATTGTAATGCTTGAAAAAATGCTGCGTAATGCAGAAGTAATAGACGATGACGAAGTAAGTAAGGACGTAATAAGCGTTGGATGCACAGTTAAGCTTTTTGATATTGAATTTGATGAAGAAGTTGAATACACAATCGTAGGAAGCGCGGAAGCAGACCCGATGGAGGGCAAAATTTCAAACGAATCCCCGGTTGGTCTTGGGCTTTTGGGACATAAAATAGGGGAAACCGTTGTTATTGCCGCGCCTGAAGGCGATGTTGAATTTAAAGTGCTTGAGATAAACAGCAGCAATAAGTAA
- a CDS encoding PepSY domain-containing protein — protein MNKMSKKGIISIAAVVIILVAVIGIISVMMLRISSEEAESIAMAKTGGGEIVSEEISKEGPLYEYNYIIVNGNKWYDIEINGFGNITEIESGTGDYRRH, from the coding sequence ATGAATAAAATGTCAAAAAAAGGGATTATTTCAATAGCGGCCGTGGTTATTATTCTTGTTGCCGTTATTGGGATAATATCGGTTATGATGCTTAGAATAAGCAGCGAAGAGGCTGAAAGTATAGCTATGGCTAAAACCGGAGGAGGAGAAATTGTTTCGGAAGAAATAAGCAAAGAAGGCCCCCTATACGAATATAATTATATCATAGTAAACGGAAACAAATGGTATGATATAGAAATAAACGGTTTTGGCAATATTACGGAAATAGAAAGCGGGACAGGGGATTATCGGAGGCACTGA
- a CDS encoding PepSY domain-containing protein, with amino-acid sequence MKKSISGKMKATLVSSAVIASCVAGTTAYAALQLIGSDKAAQIAMQQAGVANGVVVDNDIDFEDGVYEVEFVSGGTVYDYKVNATTGAAWPNGMSYLRTGAGQNTADIKVMTPSEAEKIALSNVKAEGAYVLKTEFEDEGFYEVEIIAGNTKYEYMVNAVTGDAYLKSSKYFQNISAVTGAKAMTEQEAEKAVLNDINKQGAYVVKNELDDGYIYEIDVVADTAKYEYKVNSVTGKIYLTDIEYFGMNGSYPVSNPVVSQQASGSAGGNFITVQEAKNAALSRVNESGARVAEVDFDDDDFKYEVKIIAGMFEYDVDVSAIDGTVYKVEKEHWDWD; translated from the coding sequence ATGAAAAAATCAATTTCAGGGAAAATGAAAGCGACATTGGTATCGTCTGCAGTTATAGCTTCATGTGTGGCCGGAACAACGGCGTATGCCGCCCTTCAGCTTATAGGTTCGGACAAAGCGGCTCAGATTGCAATGCAGCAGGCAGGAGTTGCAAACGGAGTCGTAGTTGACAACGACATCGATTTTGAAGACGGCGTTTATGAAGTTGAATTTGTTTCAGGAGGGACAGTATACGATTATAAAGTAAACGCAACAACAGGCGCCGCATGGCCTAATGGAATGAGCTATTTAAGGACGGGAGCCGGGCAGAATACAGCCGACATAAAGGTTATGACTCCATCTGAAGCTGAAAAGATCGCTCTTTCAAATGTAAAGGCCGAAGGAGCATATGTATTAAAGACAGAATTTGAAGACGAAGGATTTTATGAAGTTGAGATTATAGCGGGCAACACAAAGTATGAATATATGGTAAATGCCGTAACAGGCGACGCATATTTAAAAAGCAGCAAATATTTCCAGAATATATCGGCTGTAACAGGCGCAAAAGCCATGACGGAACAGGAAGCGGAAAAAGCAGTTCTTAACGATATAAATAAGCAGGGCGCATACGTAGTAAAGAATGAACTTGACGACGGATACATCTATGAGATAGACGTTGTTGCGGACACCGCTAAGTACGAATACAAAGTAAACAGCGTTACGGGAAAAATTTATTTAACAGATATAGAGTATTTCGGCATGAACGGCTCTTATCCTGTTTCCAATCCTGTGGTTTCACAGCAGGCTTCAGGTTCGGCAGGAGGAAACTTTATAACTGTGCAGGAAGCTAAGAATGCAGCTCTCAGCCGCGTAAACGAATCGGGGGCAAGGGTTGCGGAAGTTGATTTTGATGACGATGATTTTAAATATGAAGTAAAGATAATTGCGGGAATGTTTGAATATGACGTTGACGTAAGCGCAATTGACGGAACTGTTTACAAAGTAGAAAAAGAACACTGGGACTGGGATTAA
- a CDS encoding anti-sigma factor domain-containing protein, whose translation MKDYLVMECRMGYAVVLSKSGEFIKVANLNYEVGQAVDDVIIMNNRPKRFNRRFKLIGFLAFLAVIMSVFAYRFCFAEYGAVRLDINPDVIITVSRGGMALDVDDLNEDGDVLKTGYGYSFKTAKKVCAELVDRAVAMGYLTDGGTIVISAVAPDDDWSSEMENKIIEEVKFRIYGRVQADVVTVSEAVQNEDTGMYDNWNHLNGYDLQNGSDTLNNGQTTPNNGNTLNGQTAQQSVQNMQNGQYTQDNSAYMPDTETGGEYSDITGELASMIFSDAETRKEIEEKMDDIMEEIEDYLEDEYFKSDDDMYERQKEEMAREILKEYLKMYVEN comes from the coding sequence ATGAAGGATTATCTTGTTATGGAATGTCGGATGGGATATGCGGTTGTGCTTTCCAAATCCGGTGAATTTATAAAGGTAGCCAATTTAAATTATGAAGTAGGGCAGGCCGTTGACGATGTAATAATTATGAACAACAGGCCTAAAAGATTTAACAGGCGTTTTAAACTGATAGGATTTTTAGCGTTTTTAGCTGTTATAATGTCTGTTTTTGCATATAGGTTTTGTTTTGCGGAGTATGGGGCTGTGCGTCTTGATATAAATCCGGATGTAATTATAACTGTAAGCCGAGGCGGCATGGCTTTGGATGTGGACGATTTAAATGAAGATGGGGACGTGCTTAAAACAGGTTATGGATATTCCTTTAAAACCGCCAAGAAAGTGTGTGCGGAGCTTGTTGACAGGGCAGTCGCGATGGGCTATCTTACTGACGGCGGAACGATTGTTATAAGCGCTGTTGCCCCGGATGACGATTGGTCGTCTGAAATGGAAAACAAGATAATTGAAGAAGTAAAATTCCGTATTTACGGACGTGTACAGGCCGATGTAGTAACGGTGTCGGAAGCCGTACAAAACGAAGATACAGGCATGTATGATAATTGGAATCATCTAAACGGATATGATTTGCAGAACGGCAGCGATACATTAAACAACGGGCAGACAACGCCAAATAACGGAAACACGTTAAACGGGCAAACGGCTCAGCAGAGCGTTCAAAATATGCAAAACGGGCAGTATACGCAAGATAATTCGGCTTATATGCCCGATACGGAAACCGGCGGTGAATATTCGGATATTACGGGAGAATTAGCAAGCATGATTTTTTCCGACGCGGAAACACGAAAAGAAATTGAAGAAAAAATGGACGATATAATGGAGGAAATTGAGGACTACCTCGAAGATGAATATTTCAAAAGCGACGACGATATGTATGAACGGCAGAAGGAAGAAATGGCACGGGAAATATTAAAAGAGTATTTGAAAATGTATGTTGAAAATTAA
- a CDS encoding RNA polymerase subunit sigma gives MGGEQHQLAELVYAAKDDVNAADNLIRQYMGFIKSETFKFTNKAPVEGWDDELSIAMLAFHEAIMGYSRFKGPFIKYAARTIRSRLIDYYRKEKRHMNVISYDAPGEENTSLAERLDSGRDEAAEITIRQAAKMEILEFDVELNKFGIELTEIAENCPKQKRTLQACQRALEYAKLNPYLLDELVKKGRLPIAELSAGAGVDRKTLERHRKYMVALLLAFTNGFEIIRGHIKSSSSLKGGGAI, from the coding sequence ATGGGAGGAGAACAGCATCAGCTTGCAGAACTTGTTTACGCGGCTAAAGACGACGTAAATGCGGCTGATAATTTAATCAGGCAGTATATGGGTTTTATAAAATCCGAAACATTTAAATTTACAAACAAGGCCCCTGTAGAGGGTTGGGATGATGAACTGAGCATCGCCATGCTTGCGTTCCATGAAGCTATTATGGGATATTCAAGGTTTAAGGGGCCGTTTATTAAATATGCCGCACGGACGATACGAAGCCGGCTTATTGATTATTACCGGAAAGAAAAGCGGCATATGAACGTTATTTCATACGATGCGCCGGGCGAGGAAAATACGTCGTTGGCCGAGAGGCTTGACAGCGGACGGGATGAAGCGGCTGAAATAACTATTAGGCAGGCTGCTAAGATGGAAATACTTGAATTTGATGTGGAACTTAATAAATTCGGAATTGAACTAACAGAAATAGCTGAAAATTGCCCTAAGCAAAAAAGGACGCTCCAGGCGTGCCAAAGGGCGCTGGAATATGCAAAGCTTAACCCTTACCTTTTGGATGAACTTGTTAAGAAGGGAAGGCTGCCTATAGCTGAGCTTTCCGCCGGGGCGGGTGTTGACAGGAAAACCCTTGAACGTCATAGGAAATATATGGTTGCGCTCCTTCTGGCATTTACTAATGGGTTTGAAATTATCAGGGGCCACATTAAAAGCAGCAGCAGCTTGAAAGGAGGCGGCGCAATATGA
- a CDS encoding TolC family protein, with protein sequence MNYKKTLAAAIAASMAISSSAFAAASTGAIPESVEKTEEQQVPVYTFDEVYEMAKKNSSTLKLLEENSDLLSAQGRALEQSLGGLTTSGSPMGFTYTPEYESIMQLTSLAQTRESDRYNKEAALLSLEGGIINTMNTIVIGERELETSEITIANKEADLALVNLKKSLGTATETQVTAAQAELDQAKADAQSAKKSVENAYSSLATVMGIEDTNFKISYSPEEDYEPYQLIGTLDGFLMQKNAENPSLKAMQSSIDYLERNKAFTLANSTSPYATDEMNYKISQANSNLKDLRDSLMDAGRAVYSQIITLEESIEAAESSLKAANDALKVAELNLETGNGIQLDVDKAKENVIKLEDSIYKMKVNHRYLVYSFENPGASMGGGSASSGN encoded by the coding sequence ATGAATTATAAAAAAACTCTTGCCGCCGCAATAGCCGCGTCGATGGCAATCAGCAGCTCGGCTTTTGCCGCAGCTTCTACGGGAGCCATACCCGAATCCGTTGAAAAAACTGAGGAACAGCAGGTCCCTGTTTATACCTTTGACGAAGTATATGAAATGGCAAAAAAGAACTCTTCTACACTTAAGCTCCTTGAAGAAAACAGCGATCTTCTAAGCGCGCAGGGCAGGGCGCTTGAGCAGAGCCTGGGAGGGCTGACAACGTCAGGCTCGCCTATGGGATTTACGTATACGCCGGAATATGAATCAATAATGCAGCTTACAAGCCTTGCACAGACAAGGGAGAGCGACAGGTACAACAAGGAAGCCGCGCTTTTAAGCCTCGAAGGCGGCATAATAAATACAATGAATACTATCGTTATCGGCGAAAGGGAGCTTGAAACGTCTGAAATCACGATTGCCAATAAAGAAGCCGATTTAGCGTTGGTAAACCTTAAAAAGAGTCTCGGCACGGCTACCGAAACACAGGTTACCGCCGCTCAGGCTGAGTTGGATCAGGCAAAAGCAGATGCACAATCCGCAAAAAAATCGGTGGAAAATGCATATTCGAGCCTTGCAACTGTAATGGGGATCGAAGATACGAATTTTAAAATAAGCTATTCCCCTGAAGAAGATTACGAGCCGTATCAGCTTATCGGCACGCTTGACGGGTTTTTAATGCAAAAGAATGCAGAAAACCCTTCTTTGAAAGCTATGCAGTCGAGCATTGATTATCTTGAAAGGAACAAAGCTTTTACGCTTGCAAACAGCACATCGCCTTATGCTACTGACGAGATGAATTATAAAATAAGCCAGGCGAACTCGAATTTAAAGGATTTAAGGGATTCCCTTATGGACGCCGGAAGGGCCGTATATTCACAGATAATAACGCTTGAAGAAAGTATTGAGGCCGCTGAAAGCAGCCTTAAAGCCGCAAACGATGCTCTCAAGGTTGCCGAATTGAATCTTGAAACGGGTAACGGCATACAGCTTGACGTTGATAAGGCGAAAGAAAATGTAATTAAGCTTGAGGACAGTATATATAAAATGAAAGTTAATCACAGATATCTTGTATATTCCTTTGAAAACCCGGGAGCAAGCATGGGCGGCGGTTCGGCTTCATCGGGGAATTAA
- a CDS encoding copper amine oxidase N-terminal domain-containing protein, protein MKNAKSAAMGFVAGALCMVSVTAFADSYPEIMAKLFNDVVVKVDGEYKEPPADQPILNYNGYAYVPLRYVSETLGATVNFDIPTRTIDIQSDKRTYVKEVPVEKIVYVDKDDPNYDKVEKKKAYEELPVKSKKNDHTVEVTGVTRDEGMSYTKIFLNVENDNNYGCQIVPSECTLVVDGEEVPKYNVVRLWDQSWSLSDIQYDDEREGFLLFDLIDEDWETATLEVKLLSNEEGKEEVHTFDIKHE, encoded by the coding sequence ATGAAAAATGCTAAAAGTGCTGCAATGGGATTTGTTGCCGGAGCTTTATGTATGGTATCCGTTACTGCGTTTGCCGATTCATATCCGGAGATTATGGCGAAACTTTTCAACGACGTTGTTGTTAAGGTTGACGGCGAATATAAAGAACCGCCGGCAGATCAGCCTATACTTAATTACAACGGGTATGCGTATGTGCCTTTGCGCTATGTTTCAGAAACGCTCGGCGCAACCGTTAATTTCGATATACCTACAAGAACTATAGACATACAAAGCGATAAAAGGACTTATGTTAAAGAAGTTCCTGTTGAAAAAATAGTTTATGTGGATAAGGATGATCCGAACTATGACAAAGTTGAAAAGAAAAAGGCATATGAGGAGCTTCCGGTTAAGAGCAAAAAGAACGATCACACAGTTGAAGTAACAGGAGTTACCCGTGATGAAGGAATGAGTTATACAAAAATTTTCCTTAATGTCGAAAACGACAATAACTATGGATGCCAGATTGTGCCTTCGGAATGTACCCTCGTTGTAGACGGTGAAGAAGTTCCGAAATATAATGTTGTGCGCCTTTGGGATCAAAGCTGGTCTTTAAGCGATATACAATATGACGACGAACGCGAAGGATTCCTCCTTTTTGACCTTATTGACGAGGACTGGGAAACAGCTACTCTTGAGGTTAAGCTTTTGAGCAACGAAGAAGGCAAGGAAGAAGTACACACATTTGATATTAAGCATGAATAA
- a CDS encoding ATP-binding protein, translating into MAGRSAIYKEILKYYDRLRTNSEAELRQRKREVYAAVPRIEEIDRDIAAAGVEAAKKVLENPAETENFDNELKEIISALKNEKKELMEINGFDDDYLEVKHICQNCGDTGFIGEERCKCFSQKLVDMAYSSSNIKEIVKYENFDNFDLSFYSDKCGENEIISPLENIKSILGICLNFTRAFGKSFNNLLLYGSPGLGKTFLCNCIAKELLDRGVTVMYVTAPQLFKAIEKERFNGSQDDEPGNYVEDILDVELLIIDDLGTEFTTVFSSSELFNIINSRLISKKPVIISTNLGLKDLTEKYSDRITSRLMGSFTTLKFFGEDIRLLKKFRK; encoded by the coding sequence ATGGCGGGAAGAAGCGCAATATATAAGGAGATACTTAAATATTACGACAGGCTAAGGACAAACAGCGAAGCGGAACTTAGGCAAAGGAAAAGGGAAGTATATGCGGCTGTGCCGCGCATTGAAGAAATAGACAGAGATATTGCCGCGGCGGGAGTTGAGGCCGCCAAAAAAGTATTGGAAAATCCGGCAGAAACGGAAAATTTTGATAATGAACTTAAAGAAATAATTTCAGCCTTAAAAAATGAAAAAAAAGAACTTATGGAAATAAACGGTTTTGACGACGATTATCTTGAAGTAAAACATATATGCCAAAATTGCGGAGATACCGGATTTATAGGGGAGGAAAGGTGCAAATGCTTTTCGCAGAAACTTGTGGATATGGCATACAGCAGTTCAAATATAAAGGAAATTGTCAAATATGAAAATTTTGATAATTTTGATCTTTCCTTTTATTCGGATAAATGCGGAGAAAATGAAATAATTTCCCCTCTCGAAAATATAAAGAGCATACTCGGCATATGCCTTAATTTTACACGGGCCTTTGGAAAAAGCTTTAATAATCTTCTTCTTTATGGAAGCCCCGGGCTTGGAAAGACTTTTTTATGCAACTGTATTGCAAAAGAACTTCTTGACAGGGGCGTTACCGTTATGTATGTTACGGCCCCGCAGCTTTTTAAAGCCATAGAAAAGGAGCGGTTTAACGGCTCTCAGGATGATGAGCCTGGGAATTATGTTGAAGATATTCTCGATGTGGAACTGCTTATAATAGATGATCTGGGAACGGAGTTTACAACGGTTTTCTCAAGTTCCGAGCTTTTCAACATTATAAATTCAAGGCTGATTTCAAAAAAGCCTGTTATCATTTCAACTAACTTAGGGCTGAAAGACTTAACGGAAAAATATTCGGACAGGATTACGTCAAGGCTTATGGGCAGTTTTACAACACTGAAATTTTTTGGGGAAGACATAAGGCTGCTGAAAAAATTCCGAAAATAG
- a CDS encoding DnaD domain protein, translated as MDNSKEKKLGSIKLGGSFLEKYIVYTPAEFLRVYICFKALENGKGVAVDEIADYIKADKAMVYEAVTYWKMQGAVTFENGVVTPAVKDKAPKKVRFDEPPQYSPMELAVYAEKNSEVKKLFDMAQRYLGRLLSHNDLACIFSIYHWMGLSIEVIDRLLFYCTGNNHRNIRYIERVAVDWAESGIATAEMADERIKLYNTDFRQIMRAFGQSGRNPVPSEEKYMKRWLKEYNFPVEIVVMACEKTVLNTGRAVFGYADRILADWFEQGVRTKEDIAALEAKFTQSRAEKADTSKTSAQETAKKTAAKSKFAGYEQRNYDFEAFEKFEQQQREGK; from the coding sequence ATGGATAACAGTAAAGAGAAAAAACTTGGAAGCATAAAACTGGGCGGCTCCTTCCTTGAAAAATATATCGTATATACGCCCGCCGAATTTCTTAGGGTTTATATATGTTTTAAGGCTTTGGAAAACGGCAAAGGGGTTGCTGTCGACGAAATAGCGGATTATATTAAGGCCGATAAAGCTATGGTATATGAAGCCGTTACATATTGGAAAATGCAGGGAGCGGTTACATTTGAAAACGGCGTCGTTACGCCCGCCGTAAAAGACAAGGCGCCTAAAAAAGTCCGTTTTGACGAGCCGCCTCAGTATTCGCCTATGGAATTGGCCGTATATGCGGAAAAAAACAGCGAAGTCAAAAAGCTGTTTGACATGGCTCAAAGATATTTAGGGCGGCTTCTGAGCCATAATGATTTGGCGTGCATATTTTCCATTTATCATTGGATGGGGCTAAGCATTGAAGTAATTGACAGGCTTCTTTTTTACTGTACGGGAAATAACCACAGGAATATACGCTATATTGAAAGAGTGGCCGTGGACTGGGCTGAAAGCGGAATTGCAACGGCTGAAATGGCCGATGAAAGGATAAAGCTTTATAACACCGATTTCAGGCAGATAATGCGGGCTTTCGGCCAAAGCGGAAGAAACCCTGTGCCGTCGGAAGAAAAATATATGAAAAGGTGGCTTAAAGAGTATAATTTCCCGGTTGAAATTGTTGTTATGGCCTGCGAAAAAACTGTGCTTAACACAGGCCGCGCCGTTTTCGGATACGCCGACAGAATACTTGCGGATTGGTTTGAACAGGGAGTCAGGACAAAAGAGGATATTGCGGCGCTTGAGGCGAAATTCACGCAAAGCCGCGCGGAAAAAGCGGATACTTCAAAAACATCCGCTCAGGAAACGGCTAAAAAGACGGCGGCAAAAAGTAAATTTGCCGGATACGAACAGCGAAATTATGATTTTGAAGCCTTTGAAAAATTTGAACAGCAGCAAAGAGAGGGGAAGTAG
- a CDS encoding dihydrofolate reductase family protein, giving the protein MRKTVLFIAVSLDGYIADKNGGVGWLSGQSSENTRYDPYSEFIKNIDTVIMGRKTYSQIITELSPGKWVYEGLKSFVITHSAPASSGDVEFTSENPKALVDRLKKVSGKDIWICGGAETARQLIKEDMIDVYHISIIPTILGTGLRLFGTSEMEIKLKLIKSSNYNGIAELIYERMDKTPQNR; this is encoded by the coding sequence TTGCGGAAAACTGTTTTATTTATTGCGGTAAGTCTCGACGGATATATAGCGGACAAAAACGGCGGCGTAGGCTGGCTTTCTGGCCAAAGCAGTGAAAACACCCGATACGATCCGTACTCGGAATTTATTAAAAATATTGACACAGTAATAATGGGGCGAAAAACTTACAGCCAGATAATCACGGAGCTCTCGCCCGGGAAATGGGTTTATGAAGGTTTAAAAAGTTTTGTGATTACACACAGCGCACCTGCTTCATCAGGCGACGTCGAATTTACGTCAGAAAACCCGAAAGCGCTGGTTGACAGGCTTAAAAAGGTTAGCGGCAAAGACATTTGGATTTGCGGCGGCGCCGAAACGGCACGGCAGCTTATAAAAGAAGATATGATTGACGTTTATCATATTTCTATTATTCCGACCATTTTGGGAACCGGCTTACGCCTTTTTGGAACATCTGAAATGGAAATTAAATTAAAGCTTATAAAATCATCAAATTATAACGGCATAGCGGAATTAATATACGAAAGAATGGATAAAACCCCTCAAAACAGATAA
- a CDS encoding rubrerythrin family protein: MRELKGTKTEANLKTAFAGESEARNKYTYYASKAKKDGYEQIAALFLETAENEKEHAKIWFKLLHDGGIPDTMTNLKDAAAGENYEWTEMYAQMAKEAKEEGFDKIAFLFEEVAKIEKAHEERYKRLLANIEEGIVFSRDGDTIWQCRNCGHIHIGPKAPEVCPVCDHPKSFFEIKSGNY; this comes from the coding sequence ATGAGAGAATTAAAAGGCACAAAAACGGAAGCCAACCTTAAAACAGCTTTTGCCGGCGAATCAGAAGCGAGAAATAAATATACATATTATGCAAGCAAGGCTAAAAAGGACGGTTATGAACAGATCGCGGCTTTATTTTTGGAAACGGCTGAAAATGAAAAAGAGCATGCCAAAATTTGGTTTAAACTCCTTCATGACGGCGGGATCCCCGATACAATGACAAACCTTAAAGATGCGGCGGCCGGGGAGAACTACGAATGGACCGAAATGTATGCTCAGATGGCTAAGGAGGCCAAAGAAGAGGGATTTGACAAGATAGCGTTTCTTTTTGAGGAAGTCGCTAAAATTGAAAAAGCCCATGAAGAAAGATACAAAAGGCTCCTTGCAAATATTGAGGAGGGAATTGTCTTTTCACGCGACGGAGATACAATTTGGCAGTGCCGCAACTGCGGGCATATCCACATTGGCCCTAAAGCTCCCGAAGTGTGCCCGGTATGCGACCATCCGAAATCATTTTTTGAAATTAAATCAGGTAATTATTAA
- a CDS encoding undecaprenyl/decaprenyl-phosphate alpha-N-acetylglucosaminyl 1-phosphate transferase, translating into MVHDWVLYIAAFSTAFAISNLMTPVAKKISVKVGAIDYPKARGMHSKPMPRMGGIAIVLGFMLTLLLLYRFMKHNNPNQIIGFIVGAGIIVVLGIFDDCFNLRARFKFIVQILAACVVVFSGIRINVVFWPFTTVLHYLSIPITILWIVGVTNAVNLIDGLDGLAAGVSSIASLSLMVMCILTGDEMSVVLTATLAGSCLGFLPRNFNPAQIFMGDTGSTFLGFTLAVTSIMGVFKGYAFLALAVSMLSLGLPIFDTLFAVLRRAAKGQPIMSPDRGHLHHRLIDKGFTQKQAVMILYGISLLCGLLAIFITYKDAKTLVVIILTVFLLSFVIYFFNNMRKNKE; encoded by the coding sequence TTGGTACACGATTGGGTTTTATATATAGCGGCTTTTTCAACTGCTTTTGCAATTTCAAACCTTATGACGCCGGTTGCAAAAAAAATATCTGTTAAAGTTGGAGCGATTGACTATCCGAAGGCAAGGGGGATGCATTCAAAGCCTATGCCGCGTATGGGCGGGATTGCCATTGTTTTGGGATTTATGCTTACGTTGCTTCTTCTTTACAGGTTTATGAAGCATAATAACCCAAATCAGATAATAGGATTTATTGTCGGGGCGGGGATCATTGTCGTGCTCGGCATATTCGACGATTGTTTTAATCTTAGGGCAAGGTTTAAATTTATAGTTCAAATTTTGGCGGCATGCGTAGTGGTTTTTTCCGGCATACGGATAAACGTTGTGTTTTGGCCGTTTACAACAGTACTTCATTATTTGAGTATTCCTATAACCATATTATGGATTGTGGGCGTTACTAATGCGGTTAACCTTATAGACGGACTTGACGGGTTAGCCGCCGGCGTTTCTTCAATAGCGTCGCTTTCTCTTATGGTAATGTGCATATTGACCGGAGATGAAATGTCGGTTGTTTTAACTGCAACGCTTGCAGGCAGTTGTCTGGGTTTCCTTCCGAGAAATTTTAACCCGGCCCAGATTTTTATGGGGGATACGGGTTCTACATTCTTAGGATTTACTCTTGCGGTAACAAGTATCATGGGCGTGTTTAAGGGATATGCGTTTTTGGCGCTTGCGGTTTCAATGCTTTCTTTAGGGCTGCCTATTTTCGATACGCTGTTTGCGGTTTTGAGACGCGCGGCGAAAGGACAGCCGATAATGTCGCCGGACAGGGGGCATCTCCATCACAGGCTTATAGATAAAGGTTTTACACAAAAGCAGGCCGTTATGATACTTTACGGTATCAGCTTGCTATGCGGGCTTTTGGCTATATTTATTACCTATAAGGATGCAAAAACTCTTGTAGTGATTATTTTAACGGTATTCCTGCTGAGTTTTGTTATATATTTTTTCAACAACATGAGAAAAAATAAAGAATAA
- the upp gene encoding uracil phosphoribosyltransferase, whose amino-acid sequence MGKLFISEHPLIQHKMTLLRNKETGTKEFKELIGEVAILLTYEATRDLPLEDIEVETPIEKCSGKTITKKLAVVPILRAGVGMSDAINQILPTAKIGHIGLYRDPETLNPVEYYCKLPSDIGESEVFLVDPMLATGGTAEAAIGFLKERGAKKITMLCILAAPDGVKAVQAAHDDVDIYAAGYDPKLNDHGYIVPGLGDAGDRIFGTK is encoded by the coding sequence ATGGGTAAACTATTTATTTCTGAACATCCGTTGATCCAGCATAAAATGACGCTTTTAAGGAACAAAGAAACAGGAACGAAAGAATTTAAGGAGCTTATAGGTGAGGTTGCAATTCTTTTAACATATGAAGCCACCAGGGATCTTCCTCTTGAGGACATTGAAGTTGAAACGCCTATTGAAAAATGCAGCGGCAAAACAATTACAAAAAAACTTGCCGTAGTGCCTATACTTCGTGCGGGCGTTGGTATGAGCGACGCTATTAATCAGATACTTCCTACGGCTAAAATCGGGCATATAGGCCTTTACAGGGATCCTGAAACGCTTAACCCGGTTGAATATTACTGCAAGCTTCCCAGCGACATAGGTGAAAGCGAAGTATTTTTGGTTGACCCAATGCTTGCAACAGGCGGAACTGCCGAGGCGGCTATTGGGTTCCTGAAGGAAAGAGGCGCTAAAAAAATTACTATGCTTTGCATACTTGCCGCTCCGGACGGGGTAAAAGCAGTTCAGGCCGCCCATGACGACGTTGACATTTATGCGGCAGGGTACGACCCTAAGCTTAACGATCATGGCTATATTGTTCCGGGGCTCGGCGATGCCGGCGACAGGATTTTTGGGACAAAATAG